One region of Vescimonas fastidiosa genomic DNA includes:
- a CDS encoding RNA polymerase sigma factor gives MKPSDFQKTVQCRFESCLKKVVRHVVKDYQQGLKRRKDKEIPFCELPEIFVENFAVWDDYETDYTIFSVCGIDIRVLDDGLAEALKKLPERKRNTLLMYYFLEMTESEIANLQKITQSGVFKNRHHALETMKKILKEKQ, from the coding sequence ATGAAACCGTCTGACTTCCAGAAAACAGTTCAATGTCGCTTTGAAAGTTGTTTGAAGAAAGTTGTCCGTCATGTTGTAAAGGACTACCAGCAAGGATTGAAACGACGAAAAGATAAAGAAATTCCATTCTGTGAACTTCCAGAAATTTTCGTTGAAAATTTTGCTGTGTGGGACGACTACGAAACAGATTATACAATCTTTTCAGTATGTGGCATTGATATTCGTGTCCTTGATGATGGGCTGGCAGAAGCCTTGAAGAAACTTCCAGAAAGAAAGAGAAATACTCTGTTGATGTATTACTTCTTGGAAATGACAGAAAGTGAAATTGCCAACTTGCAAAAGATTACGCAAAGCGGTGTATTTAAAAACCGACATCATGCTTTAGAAACTATGAAAAAAATACTAAAGGAGAAGCAGTAA
- a CDS encoding antirestriction protein ArdA encodes MQETRVLVETRGTTGEETISYWFDLPIDVAEFEEKLGIGAESGDYRIIEKVLPYADEVHEHTSVYQLNELDFMYRQLSSDMQEEYVSLLTVFENLEALYICRNVIIVYPDCKSMIDVARQKLMNDPMFKHLSEDCQEYYFDFEAYASHLQEHGKFLVTEHGIFELPE; translated from the coding sequence ATGCAGGAAACAAGGGTGCTGGTGGAAACGAGAGGAACAACTGGCGAAGAAACAATATCATACTGGTTCGACCTGCCGATAGATGTTGCCGAGTTTGAAGAAAAGTTAGGTATCGGTGCAGAAAGTGGGGATTATCGTATTATCGAAAAGGTGTTGCCTTATGCTGATGAAGTCCACGAACACACCAGCGTGTACCAGCTCAACGAATTAGATTTTATGTACCGCCAGCTTTCAAGTGATATGCAGGAAGAATATGTATCACTACTTACGGTGTTTGAAAATTTAGAAGCACTTTATATTTGCAGGAACGTGATTATTGTTTATCCCGACTGTAAAAGCATGATAGATGTTGCAAGGCAAAAGCTGATGAACGACCCGATGTTCAAGCATTTATCCGAGGACTGTCAAGAATACTACTTTGACTTTGAAGCCTACGCTTCTCACTTGCAGGAACACGGGAAATTTTTAGTAACAGAACACGGTATCTTTGAACTGCCAGAGTAG
- a CDS encoding DUF3784 domain-containing protein translates to MWFVWVMWGIVTISIIATIILMTGKGSKFVTGFNTKSTEERAQYDSKKVSKQAGIFMILIDVGLIALVSYIQFRAVPAIQNNTISNYGTEITIVSLGICAYIILVAMIAVIRGFKYSKK, encoded by the coding sequence ATGTGGTTTGTTTGGGTTATGTGGGGAATAGTTACCATTTCTATTATTGCAACAATTATTTTGATGACAGGAAAGGGAAGTAAATTTGTTACTGGTTTTAATACTAAAAGTACAGAAGAAAGAGCACAATATGACTCAAAAAAAGTGAGTAAACAAGCAGGAATTTTTATGATTTTAATAGATGTAGGATTGATTGCACTTGTTTCGTATATTCAGTTTAGAGCCGTTCCAGCTATTCAAAATAACACAATTTCAAATTATGGAACAGAAATAACTATTGTTTCATTAGGAATTTGTGCTTATATAATTCTTGTTGCAATGATAGCGGTTATTCGTGGCTTTAAGTATAGTAAGAAATAA
- a CDS encoding helix-turn-helix transcriptional regulator encodes MKNRVKELREKEGLTQKKLGEKVNVSRQAINAIETGKYDPSLWLAYDIAQLFNMSIEEVFNFKESERK; translated from the coding sequence TTGAAAAACCGTGTAAAAGAGTTGCGTGAAAAGGAGGGACTAACGCAAAAGAAATTAGGCGAAAAAGTAAATGTTTCAAGACAAGCAATCAACGCTATTGAAACGGGAAAATATGACCCATCACTTTGGTTGGCTTATGATATTGCACAACTATTTAATATGAGCATTGAAGAAGTATTCAATTTTAAGGAGAGTGAGAGAAAATGA
- a CDS encoding DUF3789 domain-containing protein, producing the protein MWELLKDFLLVSVGTGIGVALMCILSVGKGADYEMKKLKESEDK; encoded by the coding sequence ATGTGGGAATTATTGAAAGACTTCCTGCTGGTATCTGTTGGAACGGGTATCGGCGTAGCCTTGATGTGTATTTTAAGTGTTGGCAAAGGAGCTGACTATGAAATGAAGAAATTAAAAGAAAGCGAGGACAAATAA
- a CDS encoding conjugal transfer protein → MFKKNKKQTETIKEPKEKKVRTVKVGTHKKTVIALWVVLVASVSFGVYKNFTAIDQHTTHEKEIIELRLQDTNGIENFVKNFAKSYYTWSNSKEAIEARTQAINAYLTKELQDLNVDTIRTDIPTSSTVTDVIVWHIEQSGTDTFSATYEVDQQIKEGEQTSNVKATYTVKVYVDADGDMVIVQNPTLAPAIEKSDYEPKTPEADASVDADTVNDATAFLETFFKLYPTATEKELAYYVAGNVIEPIGRDYLYSELVNPIFIKDGDNVKVKVAVKFLDNQTKATQVSQYELVLHKDSNWKIIK, encoded by the coding sequence ATGTTTAAGAAGAATAAGAAACAGACAGAAACTATCAAAGAACCAAAAGAAAAAAAGGTGCGTACTGTCAAGGTAGGCACACATAAGAAAACCGTGATTGCGTTGTGGGTGGTGCTTGTCGCAAGCGTGAGCTTTGGAGTATATAAGAATTTTACCGCTATCGACCAGCACACGACCCATGAAAAAGAAATCATAGAGCTTCGCTTGCAGGACACCAACGGGATAGAAAATTTCGTAAAAAACTTTGCGAAGTCCTACTACACATGGAGTAACAGCAAAGAAGCGATTGAAGCAAGGACGCAGGCAATCAACGCTTATCTGACAAAGGAATTGCAAGACTTGAATGTTGATACAATCAGAACGGATATACCGACCAGCTCCACAGTTACAGATGTGATTGTATGGCATATCGAGCAATCGGGAACGGACACTTTTTCTGCTACCTACGAAGTAGATCAGCAGATAAAAGAGGGAGAACAGACAAGCAATGTGAAAGCAACCTATACTGTAAAAGTCTATGTGGACGCTGACGGGGATATGGTAATCGTTCAGAACCCTACCCTTGCACCAGCAATCGAAAAATCAGACTATGAGCCTAAGACACCAGAAGCAGACGCAAGCGTAGACGCTGATACTGTCAATGACGCTACCGCTTTTCTGGAAACATTCTTTAAGCTCTACCCAACAGCCACAGAAAAAGAGCTTGCCTACTATGTAGCTGGAAATGTGATTGAACCTATCGGCAGGGACTACCTTTATTCTGAATTGGTAAACCCTATCTTTATAAAGGACGGGGACAATGTGAAAGTCAAGGTTGCTGTAAAATTCCTTGATAATCAGACAAAGGCAACGCAGGTATCGCAGTATGAGCTTGTGCTACATAAGGATAGTAACTGGAAGATTATAAAATAA
- a CDS encoding helix-turn-helix domain-containing protein encodes MKQTFKKPSYYLLSQAMDGDEKAIEKILAFYDPYISKCCLRPLYDEYGNVYIVVDMELKGLIREALIKMILGFDIALEIEEE; translated from the coding sequence ATGAAGCAAACATTTAAGAAGCCGTCCTACTATTTGCTTTCGCAGGCAATGGACGGGGACGAAAAAGCGATTGAAAAAATACTGGCATTTTATGACCCGTACATATCAAAGTGCTGTCTGCGTCCACTCTATGATGAATACGGCAATGTTTATATTGTTGTAGATATGGAGTTAAAGGGACTTATCAGAGAAGCACTTATTAAAATGATTTTAGGGTTTGATATTGCCTTAGAAATCGAAGAAGAATAA
- a CDS encoding conjugal transfer protein: MKKIKSYTGIWNVEKVLYAINDFNLPFPVTFTQITWFVITEFLIILFGDIPPLSMIEGAFLKYFGIPVALTWFMSQKTFDGKKPYSFLKSQITYALRPKITYAGKAVKLHKQTLNETITAVRSVNYVPDKIY; encoded by the coding sequence TTGAAAAAGATTAAAAGCTACACGGGTATCTGGAACGTGGAAAAAGTCTTGTATGCAATCAATGACTTTAACTTACCCTTTCCCGTTACTTTTACACAGATTACATGGTTTGTGATTACGGAATTTCTCATCATTCTGTTTGGGGATATTCCCCCACTTTCCATGATTGAGGGAGCATTTCTCAAATATTTTGGTATTCCCGTTGCTCTCACTTGGTTTATGTCGCAGAAAACTTTTGACGGAAAGAAGCCGTACAGCTTTTTGAAATCACAGATAACCTATGCCCTGCGACCTAAAATCACTTATGCAGGAAAAGCCGTAAAACTGCATAAGCAGACCTTGAATGAAACAATCACGGCAGTAAGGAGTGTGAACTATGTTCCCGATAAAATATATTGA